TTTGTTATGTAAACAGTACCGCGGCCATAAAAGCGGAAAGCGATATTTGCTGTACTTCATCAAATGCGATGAAAATCGTTTCTTCCATCCCGAAAGAACAGGAAATTTTATTCATTCCCGATAAAAGCCTAGGAGGTTATGTATCTTCTCAGTTGAATCGGCCAATGATTTTGTGGGAAGGATATTGCCCTACACATCATCGGATTCTGGCGGAGCATATGCGAAAGATGAAGGAAGATCACCCAAACGCTCGGCTCGTTGTTCATCCGGAATGCACCCCTGATGTGATTGCATTGGCAAATCACGTTGCCAGTACTTCTGGTATAGCAAAATACTGTCGGGAATCCGATGCCAGAGAATTTGTCATTGGAACTGAGATTGGTCTTTTACACCGGTTGAGGAAGGAGAACCCGGAAAAACAATTTTATGCGACCTCATCGCTTGCCGATTGTTCTAATATGAAGCTCATTAACCTGGAAAAGGTATTATGGGCTCTGGAAGATTTAGATTTTCAGGTGAAAGTACCTGATGATATTGCGGCAAAGGCAAGGATAGCAATTCAGAAAATGCTTGATTTGTCATAAGGTTCATTTTGAACGGGTTAGAAACGGGGGGCATTCTTGGCAAGTCATGAATATGAATGAAAAACTTAAAAATTTACAGGATAATATACGTTCACTGGAAAGTGTTATTGTAGCTTTTTCTGGGGGTGTGGATAGTTCACTGGTAGCAAAGGTATGTCATGATGTATTAGGTAATAAGGCATTGGCAGTCACTGCACGTTCGGAGACATATCCGGAACATGAATATGAGGAGGCAAAAAAACTTGCAAAGGAAATTGGTATTTCCCATTTAACCATGGATACCAGTGAACTCAATATCGAGGGATTTGCCAGTAATCCGACAAATCGATGCTATTATTGCAAATCGGAACTTTTTGGAAAACTAAAAGAAATTGCAAGGGAAAAGGGTTACAAAAATGTTGCGGATGGCGCAAATTTCGACGATATCGGTGAGCATAGACCGGGGATCGAAGCCGCGCGAGAACTCGATGTACGTAGTCCACTGAAGGAAAACGGACTGAGAAAGACCGATATTCGAGAGATAGCAAAATACCTGAAACTTTCTAACTGGGAAAAGCCACCGTATGCCTGTATGTCTTCACGTTTCCCTTATGGAGAATCCATTACAGAGGACAAGCTTGCTCTTGTATCCGCTGCGGAAGACTATTTGAGGAGTATAGGATTAAAACAATTCCGCGTCAGGCATCATGATACGATTGCCCGAATAGAGGTGCTACCGGAAGATATATCAGGCCTTTTGCAAAATGACAGGCGCGTTGAATTGGTACAAAAATTTAAAAGAATTGGTTATAAATACGTTACGATTGATATGGAAGGGTATCGGAGTGGCAGTATGAACGAGGCACTTGATCAATAGAGCAGCAAGTCAGCATAAATTGTTCTTTTTGATCCTATAGACAATTCGATAAGGACTTTTAATTATTTCTCGAATATTTTCATCTTGAAATTCTGGGATAACTCTACCTGAAGGGGGGAATTTTTGAAGTTGTTTTATATGGTTTAGTATTTTGTTTCTAAATTGATTATAGCAACCAAAAGATTATTTTCCGCAATAAAAAGAATCAGATCTCTAAAGTCCAATCTGGCAGTGGGAGACCATACTATTTCGAGAGCCATGATGAAGATTCTTCTTCAATCTGAGTATGAGGTCTCCCTTTCCCTTCATCCAATTCTTTTAAGGCAATTCGAATTCCCACAACGAACTCTATTCGTTCTTTAACATCTTCCCATGTAGCGTTGTCAGGCAGGCTTTTTATTGTATCTATTGCTATCTTTTTTATTGTCATATGCAATAGTTTAGCAGATTTATTATTTGAATCAAGCCAAACATTTGGTAACAGTTTAGTTGTTTTAAAGAGGTAAATTAAAGCAGATGTTCTGGAAGAAGGTCTTGAAGAAGCGCTGAGAAAAATTGATACACTGAAAAGTGAAAATGAAGAACTCAAGGCAAAGCTCAAAGCATTACACAAAAAACAATTTAAATCCGACCAGGGCAATAAAAAAAAGCCGGATAAATCCGGTATTGAGCAACCGGTGAATCCGAAAAAGAATAAGCGGGGAGCCCCACATGTGCGCTGCAGGCGCAAAATTATAGCAGCGATAGCTGCATAAATTGAGCATAAACTCTACAAATGATGAAGGAAGTGACCTTTCGGTATCGGCATTCAGGTGCAGGTATCAAACCACTTCAAGCGGCTGCTGTAAAGAGCAGTGGTCTTGAGCGTTGAAGAAAGTCAGAAGAGAATCTGGCGAGGTATGAACGAGAAAGACGAATGAAACTGAACCTCTGTTGATGCGTCGTAAAGCCTATAGTGACACCAAAACCATTGCTATTTGTGGGGTGATGGGATAAGTCTGCAAGAAACCTGATTACTGAGCAGGTGGTATTCGGTGTGCAGGGTTCGTTTGTTTGATGGAAGCTGAATGAAGCGAGAGTTTCACGTTCAGTTTTACGAGCAGCTGAGGGGGAAGCTCCCTTGGCCGACTCATCGGCGGTGTAATATCACCCACCTTAGCCAATATATATCTTCACTACGGATTGGATTTGTGGGTAAAACGGGTAATAGGTAAGGAAATAAGCGGCAGGATATACCTGGTACGATATTGTGACGATTTCATCATAGGATGTACAAACGAGCAAGCAGCCGAGAAAGTATGGAAAGAACTTGGGGGCAGGTTAAAGAAGTTTGGACTTGAAATATCTGAAACCAAAAGCCGCCTGATAGAGTTTGGGCTGAAAGCTTACGCTAAAAGTGTTAGGTATAGTAAAAAGGTGAAAACATTTGATTTTCTTGGATTTACGCACTATATGGGAAAAAGTAGGAGAGGGACAGCGAAGCTCGGGCGTAAAACAATAGGAAAGAGGATGCGGAAATCACTTGTCGTACTGAACGATAGGCTCAGAAACCTGAGAAATATGCTGCCGTTTCATGAATTGCATAAACACCTATGCCGAGTCCTGAAGGGATATTACAATTATTACGGCTTTGCAGGCAACAGTCTGACGCTGTCCAAATTTGGCCATGCAGTCAGAAGGTTATGGTTTAAATGGCTGAATAGCCGTAGTCAGAGGAAGAGCATAAGCTGGGATGCGTTTAACCTACTCCTTAAGCGACACTCGTTACCGAAACCCATAATTGTGAAAGGATACCGTTGGATTTACTCCTCTCTTATGTGAATCTGTTTGGAGAGCCGTGTGCGGTAATTCTGCATGCACGGTTCTGTGAGGGGCGGCGGGAATAATCCTGCTGTCTACTCGACCTGAAAATCTTTATCCGGGTAATCTGCAAAATCTGTGGCCCCACATGTCTCATGGATCCGAGGCGTAGTCTCATCCTGAATCGTTTTTATTTTCTGCTTGACTTGGGGAAAAAATTAGGTATTTTTAACGTACTAACACCCATAATCAACCATGAATACATCACGATAAAGGCAAACCCTGAGTGATCAGGGGGGCACAAAGTAATAGGGTCTTTCGCATATTTTCCTGCAAAGGCAGGAACATATAAAGACAACCTTACTGCCGAAGAAGTGTTCAACGAATACCTTTGCAGTAAGGCTTTTTTTGTTGCATAGACAATGAAAGACCTAGACATAAAAAGGCAAACAAATGGAATTAGAATTGTCACTGCATTAGAGACCACATTTTATGCTTTCTGCTGTTTATTTTATTCGTTAACTAATTGATAATATTTCTGTTGTGCTCATTTGTTGACTAAACAAAAAGAGGCTGAAGCTATAGAAAAAGAACGAGCAATTACAAATGCTGAATTAAAAAAACTCGAAGAAGAAAAACGAGCTGAAGTGGAAAGGATAGAGGCTGAAGTGGAGAGAATTAAAGCTCTTAAAGAAAAAGAGGTTGCGGAAAAGCAAAAGGAGAAGGATAAAATTAGAACAGAAACAATGCTGATAGAAAAAGCCAAAGAGAAAGAAAAACTTATGTCGCTTGCCGCAGACAAAAACATTCAAGCGAAATATCGTCCGTTTCTGATGAAAGGAAATACATACCTTTTGTCATCAGGTGGTAAATTCAGATTGAATAAAAATACGTTACCGGTACCGATGAGTTATTCACGGTTAGTTAAGTATGGTGCACTGAATGGTCTGAATAGCTTTGTTAAAACAGCCTGTTCTAGAAGTAATGACAGACCCCCTTGGCCAAAACCAAATACTGACGAAGATTGGAAAGAGTATGAGAAATTATTAACAGTATGGAATATCTCTAAACTCATATTCCCACTATTAGGTAA
Above is a genomic segment from Candidatus Brocadiaceae bacterium containing:
- the nadA gene encoding quinolinate synthase NadA, which produces MSSLVDKIIALKKKRNAVILAHNYQRGEVQDIADFAGDSLGLSQQAANTKADIIVFCGVHFMAETASILCPDKMVLLPDEHAGCPMANMITLKQLKIKKSELPDAKVVCYVNSTAAIKAESDICCTSSNAMKIVSSIPKEQEILFIPDKSLGGYVSSQLNRPMILWEGYCPTHHRILAEHMRKMKEDHPNARLVVHPECTPDVIALANHVASTSGIAKYCRESDAREFVIGTEIGLLHRLRKENPEKQFYATSSLADCSNMKLINLEKVLWALEDLDFQVKVPDDIAAKARIAIQKMLDLS
- the larE gene encoding ATP-dependent sacrificial sulfur transferase LarE yields the protein MNEKLKNLQDNIRSLESVIVAFSGGVDSSLVAKVCHDVLGNKALAVTARSETYPEHEYEEAKKLAKEIGISHLTMDTSELNIEGFASNPTNRCYYCKSELFGKLKEIAREKGYKNVADGANFDDIGEHRPGIEAARELDVRSPLKENGLRKTDIREIAKYLKLSNWEKPPYACMSSRFPYGESITEDKLALVSAAEDYLRSIGLKQFRVRHHDTIARIEVLPEDISGLLQNDRRVELVQKFKRIGYKYVTIDMEGYRSGSMNEALDQ
- a CDS encoding reverse transcriptase domain-containing protein; its protein translation is MWVKRVIGKEISGRIYLVRYCDDFIIGCTNEQAAEKVWKELGGRLKKFGLEISETKSRLIEFGLKAYAKSVRYSKKVKTFDFLGFTHYMGKSRRGTAKLGRKTIGKRMRKSLVVLNDRLRNLRNMLPFHELHKHLCRVLKGYYNYYGFAGNSLTLSKFGHAVRRLWFKWLNSRSQRKSISWDAFNLLLKRHSLPKPIIVKGYRWIYSSLM